The Capsicum annuum cultivar UCD-10X-F1 chromosome 1, UCD10Xv1.1, whole genome shotgun sequence sequence AGCTGTGTATGTCACAATAAAAATTCCATGTTCAGTACAACTTTGTTCTACTTGTTTTCTTGCTAAACACCCCTTTGAGCTACTGCACCTATAATAACTcctgttaagaaaaaaaaatattagggtTAGATTTATAAGTGAAGAGTGCCAAACTTCCGTTTTTCAAGAGTCAATTTGATTAAAACGCGATTTTTTTCAGCCATAGAGAGGCTTGCAAAGTACTATTACGAGCTCAATATATACTAATGTTACGTTATTCTATAAAATTACTCAAATTTCAAAACTTCACTTCATCTAAGTACTACTCATGTTATGGATATAGGAGCATCAACGTACGTACTCCgttttttaacttcaaaatctctatcatatatgtataaaaaatattgcAAGTACAAGCAAAAACACTGCCAAATAAACCTACTATATTAATATTAAATTGATCATAAAAAAGATTATAGAGTACTAGAGAGAAGTGTATCAAATGTCATGAGGTAATTAAGTACATATGGTTTATTAATTTACCCCCACTCTTCACATGGTAATTTTAAGTACATAAgcatattcatatatacaaatatacaataatcCATGCATACACTCAACAGGTTCATCTATATATGCGAAAAATTACTAATATTTTGATAATCTTAAATTCGATTTAAACCCATAGTGTGAAAATAAAAAGATTGAATCCATTAAATTTAAATCTCAAAGTTGATCCTATATATAAACTCAATAAAAGGATCTTTGGAGAAAAATAGAACCTTGGATAAGGGGAGCCTTTAATAGGTTTTTGACCATATTTTCTCCATGCCCACTTATCAGAAGAAAGATCATCTGCTTTCAACTGAAGCACCACTCTCTTTTGTTCATTTTTcctatagaaaaaaaaataaaaaaattccatgttaaacaaaatcacataaagtaagatgagaatcACGAGATTTCATGTTCAAGTCGCAGCAAATCTAGTTAGAAATATCATAGTAGGCGATTTCTTCCTATCTGGCTGGAGGTACATGGAGATCAATCTCTTGAAAAATAAGTTGGGGTGCAAATAAGTTGAACCgaacataatttcaaaaataatttcctCACCTTTTTTTGTACTTGGGTACATATGTATTGCTAGCAGCCACCACTTGTTGTTGctcttcttctcttttctcttctttaataACTTCTTTGGGAACTAATGAAATTGAAGATCCCATCAACATATTTTGTCCACCAACATGATAAAATGGCTTGTAAAGTTGTTCTAATTCATCACTATAAACCTCTTTTTTCATCtcatgatgttgatgatgatgatgagaaaaagataaatattcaCTTTCTTGAAAATCCAAATTAGGTGAAAAATCAACATAATTTGATCCATGAATATCACTACATGAAGTACTTGATGATCCAATAACAACAGCTTGAAGACCCCAATCCATtatcatcatacaaaaaaaaaatagaggagaaaaaattaatagtaataaTGGCGCTGACTTTTTTGATAGCTAAAAATATGAAGTTTGAGGGCTATTTAAAGactcaaaatattattaaaatcagcagttttttttttcttctttacacacaagctacattttttatttttattaaaaaaaatatatagtattattttaagatggatttATCAAGTTGACTTTATTACAAAGTCAAAGGGTAACGACAGCTGAAGCTAAATTGGTAAATATAATAATACACGCGTTAATTAGTCTCAATTTTTGGCTTATTAGTTCTCATTGTTGACTAAAGTGATCAAATATCTTACGTACTTAGAGGTGGATTTTGTCAGAAATGTTCTTTTTTTAAGTCTAATTAGTTTGGCCTTTCATTAAATTAAGGGTTGTATAAACAGTTAATTAATGACAGTAATTATTTACTTGACCTATGTTGACTTGAGACACCCCACCCTTTAAGTGCGTGTTTATTATAAGTGTACGTACTTTACTAaactaaccttattaatgatGATTTAAAACTCTAAATTTAATTGTTATTACTTCATAGAGTTATTAATACTAAGGATTGTTTGAAAAAACTTAATTTGTTAAAACGGATAAGagtaaattgaaatatttatttttaatataacggtcaagtaaaatgaaacgggGAAAATAATTTATAGTTAAGGTGCATATCAAacacaatttaattatttaaatatacaaAAGGATAACTTAAGAATTAGCCAGCTTGTTTTGTTTTAGGCATTTTAAATTATGGTGTTAGCCCCATTTCGCAAATTTAAAGGGCAATAGAAACTTTCTTATTTGTGAATCTGGTGGAAGTTGGAAACAATAATGTTTAATTTGAGTCTTTGTTGGTTCTTTaatatatgaacatgattaattatcatattatgatCTTTTTCTTTTGGTTCAAGTTTGAGTTAACTAGGTTCAACAATCCATTTTCTTATTATGGTTTTATAGTTAGATTCATTCTGATTTTTTATTTACGTACCTAGTGTTAACAGGGACGGAGCCaccttattttgagaaaaattatactatttatatattgttaaaattattttttatgtatatatagttgatgTTGGATCCCCTTCGGCTAGTGTGTGTGCTTACTTCTTTATGAAAATTCTGGTTCCGCCACTAAATGTTGAGCCTTGTGTTCATCATGTTATGTTGTTTATACTCCAAATTGTCCAATATTCACAGCTTGAGAGGGAATGTAAGAGTATGTTATCTGTTGAACGATTTTTATCTCATCTCATGAGCTGCCTTTTGAGTTTGAATTAGATTTAGCATCTTTTTCCTTAACAATAAAGGTAGATAATAAGAATCTTTGAATACGTTTTGTAAATTATGTAAaccaccatatatatatatatatataaatgcatgggATCGAATTTATATATTATCAATTCTCATAGATTTATTCATACAAGTATAAGTGTAAGTGTGAGTTTGAATATCATATATCGAATGAAGCGAgcgtatttttaaaaaaaactgtCCTTGAAAGGACAAGAAAGAAAATGTGTCCCATATGCATATCGTTAACTAATTTCACGTTCGTGTGTAATTCAAAAATATGTTTGCCATGAATCATCTTGTACATCTTTCATATATAGGATTAGCAACcataaatactatttattttgaAGTTAATGAGAAAAAGACAACTAACCTAACAtacattaaataatatttatttcaactAAGTATTATATTTCGCATACTTGTTAAATTATGTATATCCtaagaagaattaaaatattgatattgaaaCATAAAATGGAATTGGTTTACCAAAGTCCATATTTAGGGTGCGTTCTGTACGGAGAAAAATGTTGCTTAGAATTAaacctattttttgtatttgattttaaattaaaaaatattatcctaaaaGCGTTTATATATAATCTAGAGAAACATACAGGGTGATGAGGATGGAGTTTACGGGGTGGACTTATGATGAGGCGTACTAGTATTGGAGGGTGAAGAAAGCACAATTAATACATAGGGCGGGCACAGAGACAATTTTGTAATGCTTCAGCACCTTTTAAATCCAATGAAAATtaagtataattatataataaaaaaatatagtatagAAATTGATAGAATACTTAGATAAGCACCTTATAAAAAACGCTTTGGGCGTC is a genomic window containing:
- the LOC107852145 gene encoding probable WRKY transcription factor 29, with amino-acid sequence MMIMDWGLQAVVIGSSSTSCSDIHGSNYVDFSPNLDFQESEYLSFSHHHHQHHEMKKEVYSDELEQLYKPFYHVGGQNMLMGSSISLVPKEVIKEEKREEEQQQVVAASNTYVPKYKKRKNEQKRVVLQLKADDLSSDKWAWRKYGQKPIKGSPYPRSYYRCSSSKGCLARKQVEQSCTEHGIFIVTYTAEHNHSQPTRRNSLAGTTKSKFPNSKNSINSPKKIVKEEKITSPHCSTSNLGLSPEAARMIDEFPEINQENNIIIGGDNNYYDEDGMRNIFEGSDENECVSIEEMFDGDFFAGLEDIHDGFNSSFGCNNSAFPFSST